One stretch of Methanofastidiosum sp. DNA includes these proteins:
- the amrS gene encoding AmmeMemoRadiSam system radical SAM enzyme has protein sequence MREALFYKKEDGNIRCLLCPHVCLIGPNERGKCRVRINLDGRLNTLVYGESESEKHYFHVDPIEKKPLYHFYPGSYSLSFGTPGCNLFCENCQNYTLSQSNSGDIKDHFLKPEKIVELAKAYDCKSISYTYTEPTIFYEYLIDTSKIAKKEGIKNVWVTNGFINPNPLKEALPFIDAMNIDLKSFSEDFYQKVCGGRLRPVLETIKKASKETHIEITNLLIPTLNDSDEEITKIVDFVSGLSNEIPLHFSAYRPMYKMNKEPTPINTIFRAKEIAEKRLKYVYLGNIPTNNDTICPNCKSTVIKRDYKVKISLMDEKCPICNTKIPIIIN, from the coding sequence ATGAGAGAGGCACTCTTTTACAAAAAAGAAGATGGGAATATTAGGTGCCTTTTGTGCCCACATGTATGTCTTATTGGCCCAAATGAGAGGGGTAAGTGTAGAGTCAGGATAAATTTAGATGGAAGATTGAATACCCTTGTATATGGAGAAAGTGAATCAGAAAAACACTATTTTCATGTAGACCCAATCGAGAAAAAACCCCTTTACCACTTTTATCCTGGTTCATACTCCCTTTCTTTTGGAACGCCTGGATGCAATCTATTCTGTGAAAACTGCCAAAATTACACCCTTTCCCAATCAAATTCAGGAGATATAAAAGACCATTTTTTAAAACCTGAAAAAATAGTTGAGCTAGCTAAAGCCTATGACTGCAAATCTATTTCTTATACATATACTGAGCCAACTATATTCTATGAATATCTGATAGATACTTCAAAAATTGCAAAAAAGGAAGGCATTAAAAATGTCTGGGTAACAAACGGTTTCATAAATCCAAATCCTTTGAAAGAAGCGCTCCCCTTTATTGATGCTATGAATATAGACCTCAAATCATTCTCAGAAGATTTCTATCAAAAGGTATGCGGGGGAAGATTAAGGCCTGTCCTAGAAACGATTAAAAAAGCATCAAAAGAAACCCATATTGAGATAACTAATTTATTGATTCCAACTTTGAATGACTCTGACGAAGAGATAACAAAAATTGTTGACTTTGTTTCAGGGTTAAGTAATGAGATCCCTTTGCACTTTTCTGCTTACAGGCCTATGTACAAAATGAATAAAGAACCTACACCGATAAATACCATTTTTAGGGCAAAGGAAATAGCCGAAAAAAGATTAAAATATGTATATCTAGGGAATATTCCCACTAACAATGATACAATATGCCCTAATTGCAAGAGTACCGTTATAAAAAGAGATTACAAAGTAAAAATTAGCTTAATGGATGAAAAATGTCCAATCTGCAATACAAAAATCCCAATAATAATCAATTAA